A window from Pleuronectes platessa chromosome 6, fPlePla1.1, whole genome shotgun sequence encodes these proteins:
- the hoxc1a gene encoding homeobox protein Hox-C1a, with protein MTSYEELTAGGESSLLFTGCCRAKEVTRGDPGCGTRPDPAEGQPEVGEVASTFNPVHPHYFTLSNTLTLCTSSSDSPPPHPPPPPPLLLFDTLGGFSTPACPHSPGVPWRCREQGQGSPGRGYCASAAGSGAGGRTDCGSLAEQIRICSHHVPEPGGRSSAGADCTAAVTHERSKTFEWMRVKRSQQRAAGTHSTCGFSVFGAVEAGSSSSRICADVHPTVPGAPRTCFSTRQLTELEKEFHFNKYLTRARRVEVAGALQLSETQVKVWFQNRRMKQKKLQRGVGLLCDPGPAALLSHAGSLDTCPAPEPRTTPPQHLPLMP; from the exons ATGACTTCCTATGAAGAGTTAACGGCCGGAGGGGAGAGTAGCCTTCTGTTCACGGGCTGCTGCCGAGCAAAAGAGGTCACACGCGGGGACCCGGGTTGCGGGACTCGCCCTGACCCCGCGGAGGGACAACCGGAGGTGGGAGAAGTTGCGTCAACATTCAATCCAGTGCATCCCCACTACTTTACTCTCTCCAACACTTTGACTCTGTGCACCTCTTCTTCGGACAGcccacctcctcaccctcctcctcctcctcctcttcttctgtttgaCACTCTCGGGGGCTTCTCGACACCGGCCTGCCCCCACTCGCCCGGTGTCCCCTGGCGGTGCAGGGAGCAGGGGCAGGGCTCTCCAGGACGCGGATACTGTGCGTCAGCAGCCGGCAGCGGGGCAGGAGGACGCACAGACTGTGGGTCACTCGCGGAGCAAATTCGAATCTGCTCTCACCACGTCCCCGAGCCTGGGGGGCGAAGTTCGGCCGGCGCGGACTGTACCGCGGCTGTTACGCATGAAAGGAGTAAAACTTTTGAGTGGATGAGAGTGAAGAGGAGTCAGCAGCGGGCGG CCGGGACGCACTCGACTTGTGGGTTCAGTGTCTTCGGTGCTGTGGAggctggaagcagcagcagccggatcTGCGCGGATGTCCATCCCACGGTGCCCGGGGCCCCGAGGACCTGCTTCAGCACCAGGCAGCTGaccgagctggagaaggagttcCACTTCAACAAGTACCTGACGCGGGCCAGGAGGGTGGAGGTCGCCGGCGCCCTGCAGCTCAGCGAGACGCAGGTGAAAGTTTGGTTTCAGAACAGACGCATGAAGCAGAAGAAATTGCAGCGAGGCGTCGGGCTGCTCTGCGACCCGGGCCCCGCGGCCCTGCTCTCACACGCCGGCTCTCTGGACACCTGCCCCGCTCCGGAGCCGCGCACCACCCCGCCACAGCACCTGCCCCTGATGCCCTGA